The sequence below is a genomic window from Etheostoma cragini isolate CJK2018 chromosome 20, CSU_Ecrag_1.0, whole genome shotgun sequence.
TTCAGCGGGGTTTGGTTTAACTAACACTAAAACCCATATTTAGATGTTCAGCAAGGGGTAGGGTATTTTCAATAACGTTACTGATACTAATATCATGACTTTGATACCGGCTCCTGGACGATCATTTTTTCGATAACAAATTTAGAATATCaattttagaaaaaagaaataacaacattacacattactgcacacacctttttttaaaattatttttctgctCCAACTAAGTGAACCCTGTCCATGTGCGTAATGTTGACTTTTTCTTGCATGCCACTATGACGTCTAAtcttagacagccaatcagcagcattattagatcttggtagaagcatgatGCAGCTTATAGGCTTACTGACCCtaatgagatttactccttcaGTATTGatatttggtattgaatgacaaggcattttttaatACTAAGAAGGCAATTCGGTCgggcctaaaaagtattgaattggGTACCCAGCCCTAGCAAGGGGTTATGTGATGGACTATTTCTTGGTTCCAAGCAGTTGCCCAGCAAACAGGGTAGAATACGAGAAGTTCCAGTTGTAACTATTGTTTCAAAGTTGGAGGTAGATATACTGGAGATTTACTAGGTCACTAAATGTATTGAGCTAAAATGAGTGGAAACACCTGTTTGGGTGTATCTTGGGTGTACAGGACTTTTAAAACGTCCCCTGTAttactaaaaaataataattgtatggccagttagctcagttggtagaccAGGCGCATATACATTGaagtttactccttgacgcagctctttctgcatgtcattctccctctatctctccctAAAAGGccaaaaattaattttttactaaaaaattataatttctaTATTAAagatgtatgtactgtacacctGGTCAAATTTAGACCAAAAGGCTCACTTTAGTCAAAAGAGCTCACATGTGATGGGACTAGTTTGTTGTTTCTGTACGTTTGAACTTGCCATTGCATTCTGTATAGTTGACCTTGCTCCATTAGACCTGGGACCAGCGGATTGTCACGGTGCCAAAGGacttaaaatactttaaaaaggcAGAACATGGCAGACACTATACAGAGCTGTGTCTTAACAGCTGGGGGGGCCTCAGCTGTTACTGACCTTGCTTGAGTCTGATAAGAAGACGGTGGCCAGGGTGAGCATGACAGTGAGCATGACTACTTCCCTGTGGTGCTGACTGACTGACCAGTGTGCCTGTTGGCCTCTGTTAGACGATGACAGCTGAGGGCTGTGAAGAAAGGTCATGTTCAAACTGGCCAGACATTGGCGCGTCACATGGTCTCTCTCAGGAAGGTCTGTGACGTaacattttgagacaaaaaaagaaagaaaacttaGACAAAATCTACACAGTTTTCCTAAACATTGAAGTCACACtatatagcatatatatatagtataacaGCAACAATAGGTCTCATagcatgttttgtttaaaagtattcacattcagTTAAATTGTAACCATGCATTGTGTTCAGCAGCCCACTCTTCCATCACAGCAAAGTACACAATAACTTCTTTACATGTAGCAAGCTGTTAACATGTGGGATGTAGCTTGATTGAGCATGCTAATTGAGGagttttaattaatgtttttctatttattctttattataaaatatttctatttctaaaaaattgttttgttgatgAACAAAGGGCTTAGTCTTTAGAGGGTTAATCGATGTGATTTCCTTCCTTACAGAAGGGTTTACAATtttgtaaacttaaaaaaagtttgtctctatctgtaaatgacatgataaatacagCATAGGCCAATAACCCCTACATTTCCATAAATTCCCATGGAAACTTTCCACCTTGAATATTCCTAGAATTTAGCTTCCTACTTGTGACCACCACACAATGTTTCCAGATTTAAATTTGTTACCAGAAAGCAGTACATGTAATCAAACATTGCTAACAGCCGGCGCTTTCTTTTGCAGGATGCGGATTCTGCATATTTCACTAAGCCCAAGACCTCCTGAGAGTCACGTTGTCAAGGGGAAACACGTTTAGTGCATTCCTGTTGTTGATAAAGGAAAGTGATATGGGGTTTCCTGCAAAATATGGGTGTCTTTGCCTCAATCTTGAAGGATGACATGTGATACTACTGCTTTAAAAGTTCAGAGCTGTCAgggaatgattaaaaaaaacaaatggtacacatttatttccattatgCTATCATGTTTAATGTGAAGTTAGTCctatgtttaattgttttcaatgtaaaGAGCATCTTCAGATTATATGAATTTCCAGGCCCAAACCTGCATGAATTGATAACATGAGGATTATGGATTCCATGTAATATAAAACTAACCTTTTGAATGATTAATAAAATTTAGTTTGGATCAATTTTCTTCCTTGTCAAGTTTGTTTAGTGAGACATAACACAACTGCTTTGCCAAGCTATTTAATAAGTATATACAGGTAAACAtataaaaatcaacaatatGTACAATAGAATATGGACAAATTCTTCAGTCTAAATTGTAAACAATTGaattgtaaacaaaacaatagcaCTAAACACCTTACATATACCGCAAAACCCAAGGCACATCCTTGATATCttatcaaaacattaaaattattgTCCGGTTTTTGTGGACataagggtggggggggtcacctgaaaagtacaataaaacGAGAGGTATTCAGCAGGTGTCATTTAGAGGCAAGGTGAGCAAATAAATTCACTTccttttaaacacaaactgtaATAAACAAACCACAAAACGTTTGTGCTTCGGAGGGAAACTGTATCacggattttcttttcttctttcctgtgCTGTGGTAGTCGACATGGCCAGTTAAAATCTGCCACTGCTTCTTCCTCTGTAATTGCCCCGTGGATTTCCAAATACCCATTAACTTTGAAAAAGGACAATTGGCGGTGGTAGTACCAACTGAAAAGCATACTACTCCCTCCCCAGAGTATGTTCAGCAGAAGAAGCCACAGGTCAGAGACAGGGGAAGTGAAGCGGGGCTGAGGAGTAAATGGGGTATCCTAGAGGGGGATCAGCTGCCTGGACAGTTATGTTTCTTAGCATGAAAGGGTGAGCCTGGATGCTGTAACGCTCCTCGTCATCATTAGTAGCATACAGGAGCTCCCAGGAAAGGTTTGCCCACTGGCCTCGCACTCCCTCTCCATTCAGACGGCCTACCTGCACCAGCTGCTCCTGCAGGGACAGGACTCGCCCCGTGTAGGTCCCCTGTGGACAAGGACAGTCAATCATGCAAAAgtaatacacacattacactgagATTTGCtctaattgcaattttaaataCCTTCAATTTTATTCTAATGACTGAATAAGAATAAGTTGTATGCAAGGCATCAACGGATGACCTCATATATTTTACAAGGACTGGTGCATGTAATTACCATAGCAAGGTCATGTCCAAGAGAGAATAGGAAGGGTTTCTCCTGAAGGACGCTGTCGTGCCAGCCTTTCTCTGTCACCAGGCCAATGTACCAGTCCCTTTCATATTCGTCCAAGGTGCTGAACAATTCCTCAGGGGACTCCATGGGCCCTAGACTTGCTTGATCAAACAGCAGCTTGAAACTGAACCTGAAGGCGAACAAAACCATAGAGGCAGACTTCaatgaaatatacatttttcttgcTTAAATAATTCAGATTTAATGATCAGTTACCAAAACCAAGAAACTCTAACCAATCTGCCAAATTTACCTGAAAGCCCTAAGCGCGAGCTGGTAAAGTTCTTTACTTGAGGAGAGCCAGTCGAGTCCTTCCGTCCATGGTATATCTCCACAATAGAGTCTGTAGACGTAACTGGGACTGGTGAAGGCAGACTCTGCCCCCAGTGAGATGAGACATGAAAGCGCAACCTGTGCGTGCAGCTCTTTCAAGGCTTCATCTTCCTTCAGGGCTTTGGTCATGTCCTCTGAGGTCTCGTCCTGCACAGAAGGCCCAAACTGCCCCAAGGTGAATCGAAACCAGTCCTCAGGAAACAAAGGCTTGAGCTGCAGCAAGCGGGATGGTAGCAAAGGCACAGTCCTCCACCCTGTTGGTAGGTTGAACACCTCTGACTGGGGGCAGCTAAAGTTCAGCTGAGGGAAAGTGCCGGCACTCTCTCTGAAGACCTCTGAGTTACAGCCTTTATCTACTGCTGGCAACCCGATGCCCAGACCCAGAGGCTGCAGTGGCTGCAGGGCAGAGAGCGCCATATTTTCAAAAAGACTGTCCATCTCCACAGAGCCTGGCAGAGAGGCCCCTGTCTGCAGCACTGCATGTCCAGGCTGGGCCTCTGCTGTCACTAATGCCACTGTCCGCCTGGCTGGTTGAGGTCCAAATAAGTCGTCCTCATCTGACCAATCCCCAAAGGAGGTCAAACTAGAGCTGTCCTGTCTGAACTTGAGGGAAGACACGTTGGATTCCACAATCACAGCCTCAGGTAGCTGGTTACAAGTGGTTTGGGCCAACTGGGAAGACTGGGACTTCCTGCCTCCAACCCCAGGCCCTTCTTCACtgctccttagaaatcctttatGCTTCTGCACGCAGTATCGGAGGAGTAACCAGACCAGTGCTTTCAGAAAGTCATCCTGAAGTTTCCTCAGGTTGTCATGAGAGTCAATGATGCCAGAGAGCACATTTCGGGCATCAGAGTAGACTTGCACTGCAAGGGCAGCACAAGGGGTGAGGGCATTCCCCCAGTGCAGGTTAAAGCCCTGGGTGAAACCAAGCCGCTCAGGGCGCTCAAAAGCAGCCTCAAACACCTCATCCACTCTCCGTGCCTCCACTGTGTGGCAAGATGTCTCCTGCAGCTCCAGACCCTGTAACAAACCACACAGCATGATATAATCTTTCTGCAAATGACTGCAGGGATTCTAAAtagacaaataaacaaattcgGTACCTTAATGTTCACTGTACAGTAGCCATATCCTCTCTCCAGGATCATTATCCAAACCATCCGGTCTTGAAAGCGCCCAAGAAAATGAGAGCCTGGAGCTAAAGAACCTAGGGGGAGAGAATCAACGGTCATCCGTGCATTGAACTTGTAAAGAGATGTGATCTGTAAATTGAGGGCAACAAGGTggataaacacaaaatatatgtacatgGTGCACACTTCTTTCATTTTCCATCAGCTGTGTGTACCTCTGCTGACTATGTGGATAACACGCTACTGGATGAGTTGCAGGGAAACGCGTGCCATCACAGTTGTACAGGAAGGTCATGATACTGTTTTAACTGGCTGACTGCACAGAGATCTAAATATTCCTATTGTCTTAACCTTGTCTTAAGCTTTCCATTAGTCTCAGAAGACAGACGTCTGAGCAGATGAGTAGAAACTGCAAGGTGATGGAGGCTTTTGTTTTAAGTTGACTAGTGCTTTCTTGGCTCAAGAATAATGCCATGTCCCATAACGACATCTCAGAATAGTCCCAGACGCTACCTCATGATGGGAAGTGACAAGCTGGGCCAACTCATTTCCCGCTCACTGCTCCACGGCCCCTAGTGTGATCAAAGCAAGAGCTACGAACTACCATCCTTAGACTGTGAGCATCAACCTAACAAGCGCTTATTCTGAATTATACATCACAGCTACAGCACCCCAagctcacaaaaaaacacaagattgAGTGATGACATCATCTCAGCAGCTTTATTCAGTCTTGAATCATGAATCCATAAATTCTCTACTTGCACCATTTTTTCTCTTGCCCCCTCCTGATCGAGCACAGAACAAAATCCTAGCAGCAGCTCCGTTTGGAGTATTACACGGTTAATGATGTGGAAACATTTGGATGTAATGAATACAGATCAGAGCTATTTTTTCTGGGTCACTTCACAGGAAGCTCAACTGGATCATGCAAGCTCACATTACTGCCAGCAATTCCTCTTACTATTAAAGCATATGAGGTGATGGTTCAATGCTCTTATATCTGCATACTGTCTGTACTTGACCCATACGAAAGTTCAGTCACTGCAACTATAGTATCAAAACAcatctatctataaattgcaAAAACATCTCTTGCGCCGGTTGTCCGACTGATTTCAAACTTTCAAACTGTGTCTTCCTACAGGCATGAGTAAGTGCAGTGCCAAGTTTGACATTGTTTGGATTAGAAAGTCAAAGGATAttcttaaatatatatagtaaagGAAGCACACATTGGCTTTTGCCGCTGGCCACTTCCCCTCTCACACTGTTCCCTAACTGAGCAGACCAGAGACAGAAAGCAGCGGAGCTTTGGCAGCCTAAATGTGAAATGCATCTCAGACCCACAAAAATGCGCAAAGTAGCACTACCGTGGACTGTCTTTGAATAAACAAACGACAATTCAAGAATTTAAGGACGTTTCACTgctaactaataacattaccatCGCCAAAGTACCCCCCCTAATCACATGCCCTACTTCACCTTAACTGTCAAGCAACTAATCCTGTATGGAAATGAACACCTCTGCTgaatcactcacacacacacacacacacacacacacacacacacacacacacacacacacacacacacacacacacacacacacacacacacacacacacacacacacacacacacacacacacacacacacacacacacacacacacacacacacacacacacacacacacacacacacacacacacacacacacacacacacacacacacacacacacacacacataaaatcaGCAAAGAAAGATTTAAATTTACTTAagagttattttattttagagattGTTCTGTAGCTTTTAATTAATCCAAATGgcaagttaattaattaaaaatatataatttaaaaatatttgtataattaattaataattattatagttatttattattattattattattattattattattattattattataatacccAACATTTGTGAGCCAGTAACTGTTTGGTCaaacaaaacgtttttatttatttattttttataataaaaacaataattttccACATTATTTAGATCTGATTATAATGAACACTGCAATGGATTATTCAGATAGATTTGCAGATCACAGAAATAGAAAACTAAACTAATAAACAGTGTTTAAGTAAGACTGTAACACTtgaaaaagattgaaaaagaaaaacactataGACAGAAGACATATCAAGCATGGACAACTAACCCAGTGACCCTCTTGCAAAGGCCGTCCTCAAAGCAGAGGCTAAACTTCCGCTCATCTGCTGGTAGAAGATTGAGTCCGGGCAAGGACAGGCGGTACCTACAGGGCCTGGCCAACTGCGCTGAGGCCTGGGGAACCCCACCAGGAAGATAGGCAGGGTGAAGAGGGGCAGCAGAGGGGCAGAGAGCAGGGCAGACAGGGTCACGACCACCAGCAGCAGTGGGCATAGGGAGGCATTCAGAGCCAAGAGGGTTCCAGCCGACTGACGCCGCTGCTTCTTCTCTGTCCAAGATGTCACCAACACAGTCAGGGTGAACTTTAGCTTGGCGAGGAACTGGGTCAGTCTGTCAATCAGGAGGCCCACCTGgatcagaaacacacatgcaaacttgCGGAGCAATGATCTACTGCGCCACCATCAGGTCCTATCAGCTGATGTCTGTGTATTATAAGGTTTGTTTGAGTGATTTGCGTGTTACATTCACCGTTTTTTTAGttactttgttctttttcaataaTAATCTTATTATTGAGGTGGTAGTTTGCTGTGGTGTTGAACTGCACTGTGTTAAATTTAGGTGTTTctaaacataaataatataatactaaATATTTTATCACAAAGGCTCTGTACTAACCGGAAAAGAATTGTAATGTTGGgaaaaaagataatttatttcttcttcttttttttatcaggaCCATTGATGATTTGTCATGTTTAAATTTTGACAAGATGGTCCCATTTTGGGCTAAATACTTCAGACAAATATTGTTTAGGTTCAGAAATGATATATCCCATGTATGTTAACAGTTTAACAAGCTGTTCACAGCTTCAGTGTAAAAAGAATTGAGTAGTGGTTGCACTGTTTAGGTCAGATTTAAGCTTGCAGATATACAATGTAGAATGACGCAATGTGGGTTGGAAATAAGGGAAATATTAATGTTGACCTCACCAGAAGAAGCTGAACTCCAGTGCCCAGGTTGTCCCACCCTGGCAGCATTTTGTTTCCAGCTGCAAGCTGCACCAGGACCACCACTACCATTTGGAGCAGAGCATCCTCTGAATTCTGCCACACCTGCACAGCAACAAAGCACAGGCAtacaaatcaagaaaaacactttttaatcacagttccttttaagaagaaaaaaaatggtggtttgatccctggctcCTCCATTCCGCATGGTGAATTGTCTTTGGGCAAAAACTGAAGCCCAAATTGCTTTCTAAGGCCATTGGTGTGTAATGCGCTTGTAATTGTCATACCTTCCagttttacattaaacaaagaTCTGTGATTTGTGCTGGAAATCTTCTTGTAGTTACTATAAAAACAAAGTCTTTattgtaatagtttttttttttccatttatgttCACATTAGATTGAGAGCAAGAGTGAGTGTGACCCTACCACTCTAAAGGCTCGTGTGAATCCCACACTGAGGGAAGCCCTGTGAAGCAGCTGCAGAGATTTGTCCATAGACAGGAAAGCAATCATTGCAAATGGAGACACTGTGAAGTAAAACCAACAGTAAGTGCAggtcaaaaacacattcacatccaGAGCACATTTGTTTTCCAACCTGAGAAAGATGTTAAGATTGGAGAACGTCCGacttaaaatacacattataaCAAACTCACCAAGATGAAGGAGGACTCTTCGGATTGCTGCAGCAATGTATAATCCTCGGTTCCTCTGCTTAAAGGTCTGCACACTGGACATGCCTTTAGGGTACAGGGGATTGAGGAATACCCCCCCAAATACATAGGCGCCCTGGATTTCTCTGAGAGCCCAGCAGAGGCAGAAGAGTACAAGGAGGAGGTAACTAACAGGAGCCTGGGGTCCCATAACCAAGCTCTGGGACTGAGTTAAGCCGAGGAAGTAATGCAATAGCCCTGCCTCTGCCACTGCTACCAGAAAAAGGCTAAAATATAGCAGCAGCTCCCTGCAGCCCAGATTCCAGCCAAAATTactgggaggaggaggtggcgACCCCCCTCTGCAAAATCCACGGCCCCCGAACGCTGCCCTGGGACCTCTGCAGAGTGTGCCAACTTGGCTGAGGTCCAGGCTCAGCAAAAAACCCATAGAGATGGAAAAGAGAACCACACCCAGTGTTGAAGGGATGAAGTAATTACACACAGCCACGCCAGAAGATATCCCAAACATTAACAGCAGCCTGTGGGACAGCGTACACACAATACGTTAGTGCTGATGATTCACAGGCTACTCTGACACTGGTCATTTCAATTGGATTATCAGAATCTGATGAGAACTTGTTTTCCAcataacaaatgtgttttgctcAAGCATGTTCTTTTAAATGTACCTGAGGTTGCTGGACATAGGCGAGCCTCCTAAGCCAAACACAAGAGCCTGTTCCATGCCCCAGAGGAGCAGGGCATCCAGGGGAGGCAGTATACCTAGCGCCCACAGCAGAGGTAGGAAGAGGAAGAGCACATGGAGAACCTGGCTGGCCAGTTGGAGCTCAGGGACGGGGCCTGAGAACCTAAATCAGAGAAAGATATTGAGATTATAATCTATtctatattacattttataagaGGATATCTCAATTAATCGAATTATTGTGTTGGTGTTGCTTACCTTTCAGCTAAGTCCAcagcaatgaaaataaaaatgtagaggGGCCGGGTAAGTGGGGTGATCTCATAAGTGTCCTGTGCCTGGAAAGTGGCTGTCTCTGTGGCTGTATTTACAATGAGGGAATACTCAGCTATACATAGTGTCACCCAACTCAGGACAAAGACGACCAGGGAAACTCCAATGCTGCCATAGAGAACAGTCAGTCTGCCAAGGAACACATACCATGTCCCAAAGCCACAGAGCACCCCAGCTAGTATTGTATGCAGCACCACATTGAGTCCAAACCTCTTCCCTGGGGCAATAAATCGGACTGTCTCTGGGCTAACACAGTGGTTGAACTCCACTTCCTCTTCATCAACCAGTATGTTGGGCCCACCTAGTATCTCCACTGTGCCACTCCTGTGAGCAGCATACAGTGCAAGGGCCTGGACACCCGCTGCAGCCCCGAACATAAGCATACCAGAGAGCACTGTTGCATGGAGCTCCTGGAGCAGCTGCAGTTGGCAGAGCAGAGTACCAATGCCCCCAAAAAGCCATGGTGTCAAGAACAGGACAGCCTGATTGACATACACATATGGTGGGGCACAATAGCCCAACTTGAAGCGTGGACCCCCCAACACTGTCTGAGGGAAGCGCTTCCAGAAGAAATCCTGCTTGTACTCATTAAGAAGGGGCACATCTGGCCCCATTCTGACCATTCCCAAAGGGGTGGCAGGTCATCTCCACACAGCTGAAGGAGGGTGTCCATTCATGGTCCCATACACAATGACGCTGTCTGCAATAAAGCACAACCTCAGTTAGGTAATAGAGAAAATATTATTACCCAACAAACTAGAGATGCCCTAATACAATATATTATCATATTTGTCAGTAGTCGCA
It includes:
- the pcnx4 gene encoding pecanex-like protein 4, yielding MVRMGPDVPLLNEYKQDFFWKRFPQTVLGGPRFKLGYCAPPYVYVNQAVLFLTPWLFGGIGTLLCQLQLLQELHATVLSGMLMFGAAAGVQALALYAAHRSGTVEILGGPNILVDEEEVEFNHCVSPETVRFIAPGKRFGLNVVLHTILAGVLCGFGTWYVFLGRLTVLYGSIGVSLVVFVLSWVTLCIAEYSLIVNTATETATFQAQDTYEITPLTRPLYIFIFIAVDLAERFSGPVPELQLASQVLHVLFLFLPLLWALGILPPLDALLLWGMEQALVFGLGGSPMSSNLRLLLMFGISSGVAVCNYFIPSTLGVVLFSISMGFLLSLDLSQVGTLCRGPRAAFGGRGFCRGGSPPPPPSNFGWNLGCRELLLYFSLFLVAVAEAGLLHYFLGLTQSQSLVMGPQAPVSYLLLVLFCLCWALREIQGAYVFGGVFLNPLYPKGMSSVQTFKQRNRGLYIAAAIRRVLLHLVSPFAMIAFLSMDKSLQLLHRASLSVGFTRAFRVVWQNSEDALLQMVVVVLVQLAAGNKMLPGWDNLGTGVQLLLVGLLIDRLTQFLAKLKFTLTVLVTSWTEKKQRRQSAGTLLALNASLCPLLLVVVTLSALLSAPLLPLFTLPIFLVGFPRPQRSWPGPVGTACPCPDSIFYQQMSGSLASALRTAFARGSLGSLAPGSHFLGRFQDRMVWIMILERGYGYCTVNIKGLELQETSCHTVEARRVDEVFEAAFERPERLGFTQGFNLHWGNALTPCAALAVQVYSDARNVLSGIIDSHDNLRKLQDDFLKALVWLLLRYCVQKHKGFLRSSEEGPGVGGRKSQSSQLAQTTCNQLPEAVIVESNVSSLKFRQDSSSLTSFGDWSDEDDLFGPQPARRTVALVTAEAQPGHAVLQTGASLPGSVEMDSLFENMALSALQPLQPLGLGIGLPAVDKGCNSEVFRESAGTFPQLNFSCPQSEVFNLPTGWRTVPLLPSRLLQLKPLFPEDWFRFTLGQFGPSVQDETSEDMTKALKEDEALKELHAQVALSCLISLGAESAFTSPSYVYRLYCGDIPWTEGLDWLSSSKELYQLALRAFRFSFKLLFDQASLGPMESPEELFSTLDEYERDWYIGLVTEKGWHDSVLQEKPFLFSLGHDLAMGTYTGRVLSLQEQLVQVGRLNGEGVRGQWANLSWELLYATNDDEERYSIQAHPFMLRNITVQAADPPLGYPIYSSAPLHFPCL